The Aphidius gifuensis isolate YNYX2018 linkage group LG2, ASM1490517v1, whole genome shotgun sequence DNA window aaaataaaagaatattttttcgaGTTATTAAACTTATTGAAGAaacagattttaaaaaaatcaattatttcgtcatgtaatataaattatacaatcaaaaaaatatcgaaacaaagaaaatacaaaacacaaatatataatatttaatttctaaatttaaatttaaatttttattataaatatagtgTATGATTACATTGCTTATATATTAGCTTGTTTTAAGTGAACTATCAGTTTGATTATTTCCTTCATCTTTGATatcataatcataaatttCACCACTACTCACAGAAGCATAATTAGCCCTAAGTGATCTATCTACATATTTGCATACTCCTCGTGTATCACCTGGATTATTAGGAATGCATCGATATGAGTGAATACAACATTGTGAAAAAATAGTAcactgttttaaaaaaaaatttaaataacatatcaattatttgttcaaacgtataaaattaatttaaatattatttattgaatactTACTGGACGAAATTTGCCAACACAACTTGTTTTTCCATATGGAAAAAtacacattaaaattattaacaaaaaataaaatatattaaataattttgacatttttaaaaataaaataacaatattatctgaaaataaaagagaaaaaaaaatatacttttttatttactttttatttaacaataataattgagctttataaaaattattgttacgaAATATTTACcgtatgttaaattattattataagtatttgaataaaacaattttaatattctcaAAGTGTAACTTGTAATTATATGACATTgctcattttaaaaaatggtttatatatgataaaatattattagtacaattggaatttaattaaaattgacagaacaatatttaatttaatattttgattaaacaattgtataaggacatttattaaatttatttatgataaaaccaagttattatttgttaatttacatattaatatGACATTTAGAGAAAAGACGCCGTCACGCAGAATTTGTCTGATCCAAATCTTAGACACCTTAAAGGTGAACAGCACTCAGTATGGAATTCACactataatacaaattaaaaaatagatattgtTAAAGATTTAATTAGCCAATATAgtgctaaaaaataattaaatatatacatactttTTCTGATGAACTTCTACACTGATCAGCTGATCCAAAAACTACACAAATTGTCAaaaagacaattaaaaaaaatactagtcGCTTTGAAAatgtcatatttttaaaacacacttaatgataatgaattgATATAAACTCACAACTTGctttttatagtttaaaaaattatcaatgtcataaatcattttaatcaTGTGAAAAAATTGcgccaattaatttaatatatttttaaaatttttattttcataaatattcattagtaaatattgaatattgcATAACCgagttataaatatttttagattgatataatatttttaaaaaaattaaaatacaaagttgacataaaattttatttttttaaaattttaatatgataaatataattttaaaaaattataacttaatttaaaataacacttGTGCAAACTCTtagtgaaattaattttaaaagaaatttggtttttaattgtttaatgatttggataatttattgataaattgtatttaaatttatttacatatattatatgtgAAATTAAAAAGTGAGTTATCATTTTTGTCaacatcaaatttaataaagataattatatGACTTATTTACTCTATTAACGATAAAATTTCCAGCTACGTGCATgtcgaatttttaaaaagtgatAGCATGTTTATTTTaggaatttaatatttttcaaactcgcgcaaaaattacaaaagcaCAAACTAGAGTCTCTTAAACAGAGAGTGACTCTAATATAAATTTCGAGAGAAGAGTAAAAGACATCTTTCTGTAAGAGCATAAACTACAACCACAGTGTTATCAAACACATCATGGCAGAGTAGAACAACTGTTATTGATctcattatcataaatattttatgttgtgATTATGTAACCAGTGACAGTGTTTGTGATGAAAACAGTATGaagtaaataacaaaaatttaaaatacagtattaattttttgataataaataatgcagGATAAAAATTACCAAGGAGATATTTTTCGTGATGGTCCTTTGAGATATTTAggtaatatattaaaataaatttttaatatatttctataatataaaaattgaataataattaataataatattttattattttaaaggcTATACAAATGAGGTGGGTGAAGCATTCAGAAGTCTTATTCCAAAATCACTTGTTTGGACCAGTTATGTCATTGCAAGTGGTTACGTAATTTCTGACACAATACACAAAGGACAAAAAGAATATCAAGTatgtttaatttacaaaaatttagattataaaaaaaaaaaattaaataactaatatttttacagaaacaaaaaaatgataatgagaataaaatatcaaatgtttTACTATCAACTGCTGATACACTTTTGTGGCAAAGTTTTGCATCAGTTATTGTACCTGGTATAACAATTAATAGAATATGTGCAACAGTAcagtatttacaaaaatatagtaaaaaaacagCTATGAAAAGTCGATGGTTATCAACTGCAATTGGTCTTATTTCAATTCCATTGATTATTCGTCCAATTGACAGAGGTGCTGATCAAGCTATGAATGCAACATTTAGAAAATGGACTGGTTATCAACCAcacaaaaatcatcatgattaatttattaaaataattattaattagacaatagataataattaaaacttgacAAGTagtacaaatttttaaaaattaaattttatatactattgtaaaatttttatagttgtttgaaattatattttatagtgCTTTTGACAttccaactatttttttttttttattttaaattatttcaaattgtaaatcaatttattagaaatttttgtaattagaataaataaaaaatgttaaaattaattttaaaaaacttgttgaaataaaaatttgaaaaatagatttgatatttttttaagaaataaataatgcttGGATCAcgatgagaatttttttgagaataGCTGGAGCTTGTTTCTATTtagtgtaaaaattttaaaaaaaaattatggatgCAATTTTGTAggagaatttttataaagtcaCTAAAAtacgattttttatttctagtaGAAAaagtcaatgaaaaaaattatagtcagACACACAGTGCTGTTACAGTAGTAGATATTATATTGAGCGAGACGTGGGTTGTGAAAACGTCGAGAAAGAAGCCAAGCGATGGCGTTAGTAGTAAATTTTTCAGTCAAGGAGATAAAACCAACACTGGTCGTACAGTCTGACTAACACGTACCATTTCTACTGGCCGGCATTTTCTACTATTTATTCCAACTTattgaaaacaaataaataaataaataaataataataataatttaacaaaactcAATACAAATActgctaaattaattttttaaaaaaaatagactctacattataaatattcagACTAATATAACAACactaacaatatttaattttatttcaggtatattaaaataaactatcATTGCCAAAGTGtaagtaatgaaaaaaataaaataaaataaaaccagaagcagtaaaaataaaattcaatgtaaGTAGAAAATTGAAtacacgaataaaaaaaaaaaaaaaaattaaaacaccaCGAAACAATATTcacttataaatatatatataaattttaatattatattctttGAATAACTGAACTTATTGCACAGTGAAAGTTGTGATGGGTTAAccgaatattaaaataatgacttTTAGTGGTAAGATACACatgaaaatagtatattttgtAACTTCAATATATGTAGAGACATTGGCAAGTTGCGGCCACAATATTTAACCACCAAACGCACATTGCAATATTGTATAACCCAAAAAAGCAATTCAAGTGAATGGTATATAAACAAGCTCATTTTCTGTAACCACTaaacaaagagaaaaaaataaaataataatatctttaaaatataaaaatattaaatgaaaaaaaaaattaaataaatcatacaTTGACATGTActcacaaaatatatataaaattatgtgcaaatttatatttcagaAATGACAATAtccatagaaaaaaatgtatgccTATATTGCCTTGtatgtattgaaaaatttgatgaaaaaaagagCAGCTAAATTAACCAGGGAAAGTCGGTATATaacgtatataaaaaatatatattttatttttttcaactatgaTAATGGAAAATATCACGTTGctgaaatatttgttattatatataattttagagTGTATATATTGTACGTGCTAGAAAAATCGTGCAGTCGCCATTCACTCTGGCATTAGAAGTGTGTTTATTTATCCAAGATATagcaacaatttcaaaaaatccatatatatatttatctgagACATGATCGACATTGCCGAGTATATTTGCCACACCCagctatttttcatttatttatatataatatattatttcacacagtcttttaaaatataagctttaagcattttttatttttaaatataaatataaaatacaaaaatgtatatcaatttgatttattataatatacaaagagtaaacaaaaattaaattaaaaaaaataaaaatgtatttatgaatgaaaaaataattgtatataggAGAATAGTTGGCTGTTAAAGTTGTTAATGACAAATTAAAGACACGTAAAGATGACGAGGATGAGTAAAGTAGTAAAATAACCTGTAGCATTTTCCTCGGTAGCTGTTGTGCGTTGTTATAGATAAAGAGAGGGGtaaatattaaagaagaagAGAAAGAGAATGTTGGCGTGGATCGATAGGCATCCAGTCACGAGGCGGCACCATCAGCAGCCGCCACTGTCCTTCGCTACTGATGCAAACAGAAGCCGCCCCGTTACCTCGTTGTATTACCACGATTTTTTCAACTATCAAGAGAGGGGAAAATTTTACCTTTCACCCTCTCAATTCCCCTTATCACAAGTGTATATTATGCGCAGCCATACCGCGGCCATATCGTTGATAAAGTGGGGAATGAGACATGCCCATTTTATTGTATGTTTAACCAATGAAAAAGTATATTGAGGGGATGCGTTGCCAAGAGTGGGCATGGCCATTGTATTAAATCTTCCTTTCTCGTTTTTGGAGGATGACTTGTTGGGGGGGTTTACAGCCGCAGGTGCGGCCAGTTGGCTGGCGAACCTCGAGGCGAGCGTGCTCAAGGATTCGCTTGTCCTTTTAACTAAATCATTTCATCTCTTATGTATACAtgcaaacaataattaaacttgaaagtaatttaaaatcaattatattaatCAAGTCAATcaaatatcattaatattattagatttgtttttttttttttttttaataaatttcatatatctATTTCTTTCGTCGTGTTGGAAAGTGAAAAGTGGGCTTTACGATAATTGTGATTTCAAGTGAAGGATGCTGTATTATTTTGCCGTCGCAACATGCTAAGTTGCAGTCTTGACAATTGTCAAACTtttgtgattatttatttataaatatatttatttatttactttgttttatttttttttaattaagataattattgagtgttaaaaaaaaaaaaaaaaatctgtgcAGGGTGATgacaatgatatttaaataatgtgtttgttaaataaataataaaaaaaaaaaaaaaaatgttaataaatacaaaaatttaaacaattaataataattgtcaaaacttttatttacaatttttttccagcaaaaaaaagaaaaaaaaaaaaaaggagtaataaaagaaaaattaatatatttaaatttaaaaaattaattaagagtgatttttattgtgtaaaataaaaaaattaagggtttaataatatattcaaatttttctataaataaagtgaaagtttattgttttttttaattgcaaaaagaaaaaaaaaaaaagaaaaaaaaagctcatattgagttaaaattttagtgttaatatttaaattgttaaaaaacttTAGTTAAAGTGGGTGCACTGGGGCCTTCGGGACCGTTTGATCGGTACGGGCCAGTTGAAGGTGGCCGAATCGGTGGCCCTTTGACGGCCGATAGAGTGGGGGCGGCCGCAGCCGCGGCTGGGGAGGTGGAGGGGTACGGGGTTGCTGGTGCTGGGGGTGGTGGTGCCCCTGGTATTGCTGCAAGCACCCCAAGAATACGTGAGGCCACCCTTGGAGGTCCACGTTGTGCCCCTCTTGCTCTTACCCAGGCCCACAATATTGGTAAGTCCccaatttaatttaag harbors:
- the LOC122848740 gene encoding mitochondrial fission process protein 1, coding for MQDKNYQGDIFRDGPLRYLGYTNEVGEAFRSLIPKSLVWTSYVIASGYVISDTIHKGQKEYQKQKNDNENKISNVLLSTADTLLWQSFASVIVPGITINRICATVQYLQKYSKKTAMKSRWLSTAIGLISIPLIIRPIDRGADQAMNATFRKWTGYQPHKNHHD